The Synechococcus sp. RS9909 genomic interval CATCACCCACCACAACACGCTCGATCTGCCCCTCTACCTGCGCATCGCCACCGAGCTGCATCTGAAGCGCCTGGTGGTGGGTGGCTTCGAACGGGTGTATGAGCTGGGGCGCATCTTCCGCAACGAAGGGGTCAGCACCCGCCACAACCCGGAATTCACCTCCGTGGAGGTGTATCAGGCCTATGCCGACTACGTCGACATGATGAACCTCACCGAGCAGTTGATCGCCTCGGTGACCGAACAGATCTGCGGCACCACCCGCATCACCTACCAGGGCACGGCGGTGGATCTGACGCCCCCCTGGCGCCGGGCGACGATGCATGAGCTCGTGCAGGAAGCCACAGGTCTCGATTTCACTGCGTTCACAGGCCCTGGAGCCGCCGGTCGCGACGCCGCCGCAGCGGCCATGGCCGCTGCGGGGTTGGAGGTGCCGGATGCGGCCGACAGCGTCGGTCGCCTGCTCAACGAAGCCTTTGAGCAACGGGTGGAGGCCACGCTGATCCAGCCCACGTTTGTGATCGACTATCCGATCGAGATCTCCCCGCTGGCCCGCAAGCACCGCAGCAAACCGGGCCTGGTGGAACGCTTCGAATTGTTCATCGTCGGTCGTGAGACCGCCAATGCCTTCAGTGAACTGATCGATCCCCTCGATCAACGCCAGCGACTCGAGGATCAGCAGGCCCGTCGGGCTGCAGGTGATGACGAAGCCCATGGGGTGGATGAGGATTTCCTCCAGGCCCTGGAGGTGGGCATGCCCCCCACCGGCGGCCTCGGGATCGGCATCGATCGGCTGGTGATGCTGCTCACCGACAGTGCTTCGATCCGCGATGTGATCGCCTTCCCGTTGCTGCGTCCCGAGGCCCGACCCGTCAGCATGGATAATTAGACCCAGTGGCTGGGTTCTCTTCCCATGAGTGGTGAGCGCGTAGGTTTCCGCTTCAAGCACGCCGATGCGGTGGTCAAGCGCAATCCCCAGGGGCGCTCCCGGCGCGGCTGGGTGATGGAGCCGGTGGAGCAGACCACCAGCCGTGGCACCAAGATGCCCGCTTACCGCATCCGTTGGCGCGACAGTGAACGACCTGAGATCGTGCTCCAGCACATGCTGATTGCCGATCCTGATCCCACCCCGCCGCCGGAGAATGTGAGCCTCGAACCACCGGCTCCCAAGGCCTGATCAGCTGAGACCCTGGCGGCGCCGCAGCTCCTCCAGTTCCTGTTGAGCTTCAAACAGGGCCCAGTCCTCATCCAGGCTCCGTCCCTGCTGTTGCTGGGAAGCGCTTCGGTGCAAGGCATCGAGTTGGTGGTCGAGATCCCGGAACTGCTGGCCGAGCTGGCCCAGTTCCTCCCACAGCTGCCGCCCCTGATCCATCAGGGTCTGCGTATGGGCTTCAGCCCGTCGTGCCAGATCCATGGCGCCGGCAGCGCGAGCTCGATCACTGCGGCCGCGCCAGTCGCGCACTTCCCGGGCCAGGCTGAGCAGCTGGCGGCGATGCTCCTGTGCCTGCTCCTGCAGTTGGCGGCGACGGCGTTGCAGGTCCTGTTGCCGGTCGTGCAGGTGCTGCTGGCGCAGCAGTTGATCCTGCTGAGGGTTGGAGCGCAGAAAGGCGTTGAGACGCTCCTCCAGGTTGCGTTCGAGTTGATCCAGCCAGCTGGGAGCCATCAGTCGGCCTCGGGGGCTGGGGAAGCCGCCGGGGTTGCCGGTGAGGTGATCAAGGGCGCTTCGATCTCCTGCTGCAGTGGTGTGATCGCTCCGTCGCGGGAGCGCAGCAGCAATTGGGTGAGGCGGGCCACCGATCCCTCCCCGAGATCCAGTGCACTGAGCCGTTCAAAGGTCTGCCCGTAGAGCGTTTCCAGCTCTTCGATCAGGGATTCGCGCTGTTGGCGGATGGTGCGGCGCTGTTCCTCGCGACTCATGGCTGTTTCTCGCGACGCATGGCAGCGGCGATGACGGGATCAAACCTCAGTCTGCCGCTTCCAGCAGATGCAGGGAGAGGCTGTCGGCGGCGTCATGCCAGCGGGCTGCGCAGCGCCAGCCCGATTCCTTTGCCAGGGCTTCGGCCATCGCCGGGCTGTATTTGACGCTGTATTCCGTGACCAGGGGCTCCCCTGCCGCGAACTTCCACCGCTGGCCGTCGATGCTCACCTCTTGCTCACAGCAGCTGATCAGGGCCATTTCCACCCGGCTGTGGTCGGCTTGCCAGCGGGCCCGGTAGCGAAACCGCTCGGGGTTGAAATCCGCCTGCAGATCCTGGTTCAGCCGTTGCAGCAGGTTGCGGGCGAAGGCGGCGGAGATCCCGGCAGCGTCGTTGTAGGCCGCCTCCAGCTGCTGGGCCGGCTTGGGATGGTCAAGGCCGAGCAACAAGGGGCCTCCCGCCAGCAGGTGGCGAAAGCGTTGCAGCAGCTGCACGGCCTCCTGCCGATTGAAATTGCCCAGGGAGCTGCCGGGGAAGAAGCCGAGCCGCTTCTGGCCCTCCAGCAGCGGATGGGGGGGCAGGGCGTCGAGTTGGCTGTGGTCGCAGCAGATGCCGAGCATCGGCACCCGGGGGTGGACCGGTTGGAGTGCGGCGAGCGCCTCGCGCAGATGGGAGGCGCTGATGTCGAGGGCGACATAGGCGGTCGGTTGCAGGGCCGCCAGCAGGGGCCCCACCTTGCGGGCACTGCCGGCACCGAACTCCACGATCACCCCCGCACCGAGCCTGGTGGCGATCTCAGCAGCGCTGGCGTTGAGCAGGGCGATTTCGGTGCGGGTGAGGGTGTATTCCGGCTGCTCGCAGATCTGATCAAACAGGCGCGAGCCCTCGGCGTCGTAGAGAAACCAGGCCGGCAGCTGGCGGGGCTGACGTGCCATGCCCTCGTGCACCAGTTGGTGCATGTCGGCGGCAGCGGGATGAAGATCGATCAGGTTCATCGGCACAAGCGCAGGCCGGAGGCCATCCAGCGCGAGGCGGGTGGGAAGAAATTGCGGTAGGTGAGGCGGCTGTGCCCCGCTGGGGTCCACCGGCTGCTGCCGCGCAACACAAACTGGGAGGTCATGAATTTGCCGTTGTATTCCCCCACGGCACCGGCTGCCGCCTGGAAGCCCGGATAGGGCCGATACGGACTGGCGGTCCATTGCCACAGCTCCCCGTGGGCTTGATGCAGCGCGCCGTTGAACTGCCGCGCCGCCACCTCCCATTCCGCTTCGCTGGGCAGTCGGGCGCCGGCCCAGCGGGCATAGGCGTCGGCCTCAAACCAACTGAGATGACGCACGGGACGCTCGGGCTGCAGCGGTTGGCGACCCGCCAGGGTGAATTCCCACAACCAGGGGCCTTCGGGGGCATCGCGGCGCCAGTAGCGCGGTGCCTGCCACTGCCGCTCCTGAAGCAGCGCCCAGCCCTCGCTCATCCATAGATCCGGTCGTCGGTAGCCGCCGTCCTCGATGAAGCGATGGAACTCGGCATTGGTCACCAGCCGGTCCGCGATCGCGAACGGTTCCAGCCACACCCGATGGCGCGGCCCCTCGTTGTCGAAGTGGAAACCGTCGCAGCTGTGGCCGATCTCCACCAGGCCAGCGGTGGGCTCCAGCCAGCCAGGCCCATCCGCGGCTGCCTGGGTCCAGGTGACTGGCGTGGGCTGGTCGGCATCGCTGCGATACACCGGCTCCAGCGGCTGACGGCTGAAGCCATCGAGCAGGTCCATCAGCAGCAGCTCCTGGTGCTGCTGCTCGTGCTGCAGGCCCAGCTCCACCAACTCCAAGCAGTGGCGGTCGTTATTGCGGTTCAGCAACCGCTCCAGCGAGGCGTCGACCCGGCGGCGCCAGGTGAGCACCGCCTCGATCGTCGGTCGGCTGAGCAGACCGCGCTGCGGTCTCGGTTGCCGGGGGCCGATGGCGTCGTAATAGGAGTTGAACAGGTAGCCCCAGCGGCGATCCGCCGTCTCGTGCTCGGGCCAGAAGCGCTCCAGCACAAAGGTTTCGAAAAACCAGGTGGTGTGCGCCAGGTGCCATTTCGGCGGGCTCGCATCCGCCATGCCCTGCAGGCAGAGGTCCTCCGGCTGCAGCGGTTCGATCAGGCGTTCGCTGCGGCGGCGCACCTCCAGCAACCGCGACAGCAGGGAAGGCAACGTGCTCAGCGGCATGGCCTGCTGGTCATTCGGCGAGCCCCTTCTACCATCAGCCCACTGCGGCGGGAACGATGGAGATCGGCTCTGTGCTCGCGGAGCGTTATCGGATCGATCAGAAGCTGAGTGGTGCTGCGGCTGAGGCTGCAGCTGGCGTGGGTGCCACCGCTGGCTCAGCTCCCCAGGGGATCCTCTGGCGTGCGGCCGACACGCTCGCTGCCGATGCGCCCGTCGCCCTGCGTGAATTGCGCGATCCCGCCGCCCAGGCCCGTTTCCGGGCGATCTGGCCGGCGATGCAGGCGGTCTTGCACCCCCAGATTCCCCGCTTCGGTGGCCTGTTGGAGGAACACGGTGCCCTCTGGCTGGTGCGCGAGTGGCAGCAAGGTCAGAGCCTGCGCCAGATCCAGAGCCAGCGCAGGGAACGCCAGCTGGTGTTCGGCGCCGGGGAGGTGCTGCTGCTGCTGCGGCAGTTGCTGCCAGCCCTGGCCGTGCTCCATGGCCGTGAGCTCGTGCATGGGGATCTCAACCCGGGCAATCTGCTCCGCCGCGATCAGGACGGTCTGCCGGTGCTGATCGATTTCGGCCTGCTGCAGCAGGTGGGCCAGCAGCCGATCGCCGGAGCCACCGCCGGCTTTGCCCCTCGGGCCCAGGGGCGCGGCGAAGCGGCCGCGGCCTGGATGGATCTGCATGGCCTCGGGGTCACGGCCCTCACCCTGCTGAGCGGTCGTGCACCGGAGCAGCTGTTGGCTGAGGGGAGCGATCAGGCGAGTCCCTGGCGCCTGCCCGACAGCCTCAGCCTGGAGGCTCCTTTACGACGTGTGCTCGAGCGTCTGTTGAGCGAGCGTCAGGGCGAGCGTTTCGAGCAGGCCCGCGAGGCCTTGCAAGCGCTTCAGGCCGTGGCGATGCCGGAATCCACCGGTCCCCAGGCGCTCTCGGAGCGCACGGTGGTTCTGGCGCCGGTGGCGCCGATTCCCGTGCCGGTCCGGGAGACCACGCCTCCCGCCCTGCCGAGTCTGGAGCCTGAGCCTGCGGCAGCTGCTGAGGCCCCCGCGTCGCGCAGCCGGCCTCGGCAGGAGGAGCGTCAGCAGGCGGCGGAGGGGCGTCTCTGGCCTGTGGTGGCGGCACTGCTGATCTCCGCCGTGCTTGGAACAGCGATCGGCTGGTTTCTGCTCAGCCGGGGCCGGGCCCCCGATCGCGCCCCTTCCACGGAGCGGGATGTGGTGGGGCGGGCGCCGACGGCAAGCCTGCCGCCGGCGGAGGTGGATCAGCGGCAGCAGCTGCTCAGCCGCCTTCGTGCGCTTCAGATCGACCGCAGCTGGTTCCTGCAGCTGGTGGATGCCAGCCTGCTGGCCCGCTTCCCGGAGCGGAACGGCCGCCTGCCCAGCGACTCGCTCGAGGATGCGCCGCTGCGCCGGGTCTGGAATGAGCTGGCGGAGGAATGGCTGGCCCGGGTGGAGCAGCTGCCACCGGATCTGCGCTCCCGCCTCGGCCGTCTCAAGGGAGCGGATTGGCAGAAACAACGGGAGGCCCTGACCGCACAGGGCGTCAACCCCCGGGTGGTGGAGCAGCTGGTGAGTGCGTCGGCCCAGAATCTTCTGCCAGGGGTGGTGAGCGGCAGCAAGCCGCCGGAGCCCTATCTGCAGCTCTGGTATGCGGCGGCGATGCGAGGCCTGGCGGATGTGCAGATCGAAACCCTGAAGGCCAGGCCCGATGCGCCGGTGGTGCTCTCCAGCCGGGTGCCTTCGGGCGGCGCCCGTTTGATCACCATCCAGGTGCCGGCGGGCCGTCGTCTCGTGCTCGGCATCAACGGCACTCCCCTGATGCAGATGACGGTGTATGGCGCTGATGGTCAGGTGGCGGCGGAACGGGGCCCGCTGCGGGTGGTGACGCTGACGCCGGAGGCGGGCTCTCCGGTGCAGGTGTTGGTCACCAACGAGGGGGTCTCCTCCGGCCTGCTCACCCTCTCCTGCCGCGCCGATCGTCCGGCCCCGAAACCCCTGCCTGAGGTGGATCCGCAGCCGATTCCAGATCCAGCCACCGGCGCCCGCGGCTCCGTGGAGACGATGCCGGAACCGCCTGGCCCCAGGCCGGCGGGGATGCCGGAACCCATGGCTGAGCCTGCACCGCCGGCTGAGCCCGCTGCGCCAGACACACCGCCAGGGGCTGCCGGAACTCAGTAGCGAGCCATCTCAGTAACGAGCAATGGCCGCTCGCGTTTCCTTTTTCAGCTGCTTCTCCTTCTCGGCGGCGCGCTTGTCGTGCAGCTTGCGGCCTTTGCCAAGGCCGATGGTCACCTTGATCCACGACCCCTGCAGGTGCATGTTCAGCGGGATCAGCGCCAGTCCCTTCTGGTCGAGCTGGCCCCGCAGCTTGTCGATTTCGCGCCGGTGGGCCAGCAGGCGCCGAACCCGCAGGGGGTCGTGGTTGTAGTAGCCGCTGGCGTGGCTGTGGGGGGCGATGTGCACGTTGTGCAGCTGCAGTTCGCCGTTGCGGATCAGGCAGAAGCCATCGCGCAGATTGGCCTGACCGGCCCGGATCGATTTCACTTCCGTGCCCACCAGCTCGATGCCGGTTTTCAGCGTTTCAAGAATCTCGTATTGATGACGCGCCAGGCGGTTGTCCGCCAGCAGACGGTTGGCCGCTGCCCTGGCTGCAGCGCTTTTCTTTCCTCCCCCCTTGGCCATCACCGTTACCCTTCCTCCATGGCGATCGTCTCATCCGGTGCCGGCCGGTCCCCTCTGCTGGATCCCACCACCGCTCCGGAGCGGCGGGAACAGCCGCTGCTGGCATCGAATCGGGATGAGGGTCTCAGGCCGCGTCGTCTCGAGGATTACATCGGCCAGCCCGAGCTGAAGCAGGTGTTGGCGATCGCGGTGCAGGCGGCCCTCGGCCGTGGCGACGCTCTCGATCATGTGCTGCTCTACGGCCCACCGGGCCTGGGCAAGACCACCATGGCCCTGGTGCTTGCCGAGGAGCTCGGGGTGAGCTGCCGGATCACCAGTGCCCCCGCCCTCGAGCGACCCCGCGACATCGTCGGTCTGTTGGTGAACCTGCAGCCGAATGAGTTGTTGTTCATCGATGAGATTCACCGTCTCACCCGGGTGGCGGAGGAGCTGCTCTATCCGGCGATGGAGGATCGCCGCCTCGATCTCACCGTGGGCAAGGGCAGCACGGCCCGCACCCGCACCCTGGAGCTGCCACCGTTCACGCTGGTGGGGGCCACCACCAGGGCCGGGGCGCTCAGTTCACCCTTGCGCGATCGCTTTGGCCTGATTCAACGGCTCGAGTTTTATGGCCAGGAGGATCTGGAGGCGATTGTGGAGCGGGCCGCGGGTCTGCTGGGTCTCCGCCTCACGCCGCAGGCCTGCGCTGAAATCGCCGGCCGCTGCCGCGGCACGCCGCGGATTGCCAACCGTCTGTTGCGCCGGGTGCGGGATGTGGCCTGCGTGCGGGATGTGGAGGGAGCGATTGACGCGGCGCTGGTGGATGACGCCCTCCGCCTGCATCGCGTCGATGGCCGCGGTCTCGATGCCAGTGATCGCCGCCTGCTGGAGCTGCTGCTGCAGGCCCATGGCGGCGGACCGGTGGGACTCGACACCCTGGCGGCGGCCCTCGGTGAGGATCCCACCACCCTGGAAGCGGTGGTGGAGCCCTATCTGCTCCAGCTCGGTTTTCTGCAACGCACCCCCCGAGGCCGGGTGGTGACGGCGGCAGGACGCGAACATCTGGGCTGGCCGGCCGCGGAGATCGACGCCGCATGATGCGTCGTTGTCTGCTGCTTCTGTTCACGCTGCTGTTGCTGGCCCAGCCGGCGTCAGCGCTGAGCGACGTGGTGCCAAGCGATCAGGCCCTGTTCGAGCAGGCCCTGGCGGCGAGTCGGCAGGGAGAGGCAATTGAGGCCCTGCCCCTCTGGGATGCCTTCCTGGCGCGTCATCCCGAGGATGCGGCGGCCTGGAGCAACCGCGGCAATGTGCGCCTGGTGCTTGGTGATCCGGAGGGGGCCATCGCTGATCAGACCGAGGCGATCGCGTTGGCGCCAGACGCCATCGACCCCCATCTCAATCGGGGCACCGCCGAAGAAGCCCTGCAGCGCTGGCCGGAGGCCGCCGACGATTACGCCTGGATCCTGGAGCGGGATCCTGCCGAGGCTTCGGCTCTTTACAACCTTGGCAATGTGCGCGCCTCCCAGAACGCCTGGTCGGCTGCCGCCGATCTCTATGGCCAGGCGGCGCTGGCTCGACCTGGATTCGCCATGGCCCGCTCCAGCGAAGCCCTGGCCCGGTATCAGCTGGGTGAGCTCGACGCTGCCGAGCAGGAGCTGCGCAAGCTGATCCGCCGCTATCCCCTCTTCGCCGATGCCCGCGCTGGCCTGTCAGCCCTGCTCTGGCGCCGCGGCCGCGGCGGCGAAGCGGAAAGCCATTGGGCCGCCGCCGCCGGCCTGGATCCCCGCTACCGCCAGAGCGACTGGTTGCGCCAGGTGCGGCGCTGGCCGCCCAAGCCCACCGCCGACCTCGCGGCGTTCCTCAAGCTGGAGAGCCCATGAGTGATCCCTCCCGGCTCTGGCCCGCCCGTCTCGAGCGGGAACTCCCTGAGCTGCTGGAGCTGCGTCGCCATTTGCATGCCCATCCCGAGCTCAGCGGCGAGGAGCACCAGACGGCGGCCCTGGTGGCCGGTGAGCTGCGGCAGCGCGGCTGGCGGGTGCGTGAAGCGGTGGGTCGCACCGGCGTGGTGGCGGATCTGGGGCCTGACCAGGGCCCCAGGGTGGGGCTGCGGGTCGACATGGATGCCCTGCCGGTGGAGGAGCGCACCGGCCTTCCCTTCGCCTCCCGTCGTCAGGGAGTGATGCATGCCTGCGGCCACGATCTGCACA includes:
- the egtD gene encoding L-histidine N(alpha)-methyltransferase; translated protein: MNLIDLHPAAADMHQLVHEGMARQPRQLPAWFLYDAEGSRLFDQICEQPEYTLTRTEIALLNASAAEIATRLGAGVIVEFGAGSARKVGPLLAALQPTAYVALDISASHLREALAALQPVHPRVPMLGICCDHSQLDALPPHPLLEGQKRLGFFPGSSLGNFNRQEAVQLLQRFRHLLAGGPLLLGLDHPKPAQQLEAAYNDAAGISAAFARNLLQRLNQDLQADFNPERFRYRARWQADHSRVEMALISCCEQEVSIDGQRWKFAAGEPLVTEYSVKYSPAMAEALAKESGWRCAARWHDAADSLSLHLLEAAD
- the lysS gene encoding lysine--tRNA ligase; its protein translation is MSELRDTRLEKANALRELGREPYALRFEPSHRTAQLQADHADLANGEERQLEVAVAGRVMTRRVMGKLAFFTLADASGPIQLFLEKASLGDAFAQLTSLVDAGDWIGVRGILRRTDRGELSVKVAEWQMLTKALQPLPDKWHGLADVEKRYRQRYLDLIVSPQSRETFRRRALMVSAIRRWLDDRDFLEIETPVLQAEAGGAEARPFITHHNTLDLPLYLRIATELHLKRLVVGGFERVYELGRIFRNEGVSTRHNPEFTSVEVYQAYADYVDMMNLTEQLIASVTEQICGTTRITYQGTAVDLTPPWRRATMHELVQEATGLDFTAFTGPGAAGRDAAAAAMAAAGLEVPDAADSVGRLLNEAFEQRVEATLIQPTFVIDYPIEISPLARKHRSKPGLVERFELFIVGRETANAFSELIDPLDQRQRLEDQQARRAAGDDEAHGVDEDFLQALEVGMPPTGGLGIGIDRLVMLLTDSASIRDVIAFPLLRPEARPVSMDN
- the egtB gene encoding ergothioneine biosynthesis protein EgtB, translated to MPLSTLPSLLSRLLEVRRRSERLIEPLQPEDLCLQGMADASPPKWHLAHTTWFFETFVLERFWPEHETADRRWGYLFNSYYDAIGPRQPRPQRGLLSRPTIEAVLTWRRRVDASLERLLNRNNDRHCLELVELGLQHEQQHQELLLMDLLDGFSRQPLEPVYRSDADQPTPVTWTQAAADGPGWLEPTAGLVEIGHSCDGFHFDNEGPRHRVWLEPFAIADRLVTNAEFHRFIEDGGYRRPDLWMSEGWALLQERQWQAPRYWRRDAPEGPWLWEFTLAGRQPLQPERPVRHLSWFEADAYARWAGARLPSEAEWEVAARQFNGALHQAHGELWQWTASPYRPYPGFQAAAGAVGEYNGKFMTSQFVLRGSSRWTPAGHSRLTYRNFFPPASRWMASGLRLCR
- a CDS encoding tetratricopeptide repeat protein encodes the protein MRRCLLLLFTLLLLAQPASALSDVVPSDQALFEQALAASRQGEAIEALPLWDAFLARHPEDAAAWSNRGNVRLVLGDPEGAIADQTEAIALAPDAIDPHLNRGTAEEALQRWPEAADDYAWILERDPAEASALYNLGNVRASQNAWSAAADLYGQAALARPGFAMARSSEALARYQLGELDAAEQELRKLIRRYPLFADARAGLSALLWRRGRGGEAESHWAAAAGLDPRYRQSDWLRQVRRWPPKPTADLAAFLKLESP
- a CDS encoding protein kinase, producing the protein MEIGSVLAERYRIDQKLSGAAAEAAAGVGATAGSAPQGILWRAADTLAADAPVALRELRDPAAQARFRAIWPAMQAVLHPQIPRFGGLLEEHGALWLVREWQQGQSLRQIQSQRRERQLVFGAGEVLLLLRQLLPALAVLHGRELVHGDLNPGNLLRRDQDGLPVLIDFGLLQQVGQQPIAGATAGFAPRAQGRGEAAAAWMDLHGLGVTALTLLSGRAPEQLLAEGSDQASPWRLPDSLSLEAPLRRVLERLLSERQGERFEQAREALQALQAVAMPESTGPQALSERTVVLAPVAPIPVPVRETTPPALPSLEPEPAAAAEAPASRSRPRQEERQQAAEGRLWPVVAALLISAVLGTAIGWFLLSRGRAPDRAPSTERDVVGRAPTASLPPAEVDQRQQLLSRLRALQIDRSWFLQLVDASLLARFPERNGRLPSDSLEDAPLRRVWNELAEEWLARVEQLPPDLRSRLGRLKGADWQKQREALTAQGVNPRVVEQLVSASAQNLLPGVVSGSKPPEPYLQLWYAAAMRGLADVQIETLKARPDAPVVLSSRVPSGGARLITIQVPAGRRLVLGINGTPLMQMTVYGADGQVAAERGPLRVVTLTPEAGSPVQVLVTNEGVSSGLLTLSCRADRPAPKPLPEVDPQPIPDPATGARGSVETMPEPPGPRPAGMPEPMAEPAPPAEPAAPDTPPGAAGTQ
- a CDS encoding hercynine metabolism protein — protein: MAPSWLDQLERNLEERLNAFLRSNPQQDQLLRQQHLHDRQQDLQRRRRQLQEQAQEHRRQLLSLAREVRDWRGRSDRARAAGAMDLARRAEAHTQTLMDQGRQLWEELGQLGQQFRDLDHQLDALHRSASQQQQGRSLDEDWALFEAQQELEELRRRQGLS
- the smpB gene encoding SsrA-binding protein SmpB, with the translated sequence MAKGGGKKSAAARAAANRLLADNRLARHQYEILETLKTGIELVGTEVKSIRAGQANLRDGFCLIRNGELQLHNVHIAPHSHASGYYNHDPLRVRRLLAHRREIDKLRGQLDQKGLALIPLNMHLQGSWIKVTIGLGKGRKLHDKRAAEKEKQLKKETRAAIARY
- a CDS encoding hercynine metabolism small protein is translated as MSREEQRRTIRQQRESLIEELETLYGQTFERLSALDLGEGSVARLTQLLLRSRDGAITPLQQEIEAPLITSPATPAASPAPEAD
- the ruvB gene encoding Holliday junction branch migration DNA helicase RuvB; protein product: MAIVSSGAGRSPLLDPTTAPERREQPLLASNRDEGLRPRRLEDYIGQPELKQVLAIAVQAALGRGDALDHVLLYGPPGLGKTTMALVLAEELGVSCRITSAPALERPRDIVGLLVNLQPNELLFIDEIHRLTRVAEELLYPAMEDRRLDLTVGKGSTARTRTLELPPFTLVGATTRAGALSSPLRDRFGLIQRLEFYGQEDLEAIVERAAGLLGLRLTPQACAEIAGRCRGTPRIANRLLRRVRDVACVRDVEGAIDAALVDDALRLHRVDGRGLDASDRRLLELLLQAHGGGPVGLDTLAAALGEDPTTLEAVVEPYLLQLGFLQRTPRGRVVTAAGREHLGWPAAEIDAA